In Neomonachus schauinslandi chromosome 6, ASM220157v2, whole genome shotgun sequence, a genomic segment contains:
- the DYDC2 gene encoding LOW QUALITY PROTEIN: DPY30 domain-containing protein 2 (The sequence of the model RefSeq protein was modified relative to this genomic sequence to represent the inferred CDS: substituted 2 bases at 2 genomic stop codons), whose protein sequence is METDYLKRCFGNCLSQALAEVGKVRPSDPVEYLAHWLYHYRKTTKAKEEESQEMIQLKEEHDNSLKETKMTEMLKQEECQIQQQYAKCHKPLVSLASSTKKTAFIQENTKPLEKDALKQESLPGTSNMIPGMPQXIPSRESSGQTDCCVETPQEINSXAFQHEIAPQMHPGSKSPS, encoded by the exons ATGGAAACGGACTACCTGAAGAGGTGCTTTGGCAATTGCCTGAGCCAGGCACTGGCAGAGGTGGGGAAAGTTCGGCCCAGTGACCCCGTCGAGTACCTGGCTCACTGGCTTTATCATTACAGGAAAACCACTAAAGCAAaagaagag GAGAGCCAAGAGATGATCCAGCTGAAGGAAGAACACGACAATAGCCTCAAAGAAACCAAAATGACAGAAATGCTGAAGCAAGAAGAGTGTCAGATTCAACAGCAGTATGCAAAGTGCCACAAG ccaCTGGTATCTCTAGCTAGTTCCACAAAGAAGACCGCATTCATACAAGAGAACACAAAACCCCTTGAGAAGGATGCCTTGAAGCAGGAATCTCTGCCAGGTACTTCCAATATGATTCCAGGAATGCCTCAGTAGATTCCTTCTCGAGAGTCTTCTGGCCAGACTGACTGCTGTGTCGAAACTCCccaagaaataaattcctaggcTTTTCAGCATGAAATTGCTCCTCAAATGCATCCTGGCTCCAAATCTCCTTCTTAA